GAATGGTCGAGCTGATGACGAGCGCCGTCGGAAGTGCGAACCTCGCGGCCGCTCTCGGCGTGTTCCTCATGGTGGTTCAGATAATCGCCATAGTCCTCGCGAACCTGATAACCAAGCAGAGGTACTCCTTCATAGGTCTCACATGAGGTGGTCGAAATGGTCGATGTTAAGCTCGAAAACATTGTTAAGACCTTCGGGGAAACCGTCGCCCTCAAGGGGATAGACCTTCACATAAAAGCGGGAGAGCTATTCACCCTGCTCGGCCCCAGTGGATGTGGGAAGTCCACAACGCTGAGAATAATAGCGGGCCTCGACTTCCCCGACAGCGGAACGATATACTTCGGCGACGAGGAAGTTACGTACCTCCCATCCAGCAAGAGGGGAGCCGTGCTGGTGTTCCAGAACTACGCCCTCTGGCCCCACATGAGCGTCTTTGACAACGTCGCCTACGGACTGAAGCTCAGGAAGCTCCCCAAGGAGGAGATAAGGAAGAAGGTCGAGTGGGCGCTGGAACTTGTCAAGCTCAAGGGCTTTGAGGACCGCTACCCGACACAGCTCTCCGGTGGTCAGCAGCAGCGTGTCGCCATAGCGAGGGCGCTCGTCGTCGAGCCGAAGGTTCTCCTCCTCGACGAGCCGCTGAGCAACCTCGACGCCAAGCTCAGGCTGGAGATGCGTTCCGAGATAAGGAGAATCCAGCGCGAGCTGGGAATAACCGTCATCTACGTTACCCACGACCAGGAAGAGGCAATGGCCATAAGCGACAGGATAGCGGTCATGAACGTCGGAACCGTCGAGCAGGTCGGAACGCCCAAGGAGATATACGAGACGCCGAGGACGGAGTTCGTGGCCTCGTTCATGGGCAAGACCAACGTCATTCCGGCTAAGGTCGTCGAGAGGAACGGGGACAGGGTTACCGTTGAGTTCGAGGGCATAAGGCTCGACGGCCTCCACTACACGGAGAAGAGCGACGACGTCGTCATAGTCATCAGGCCCGAGAGGATAAAGCTCCACCCGGTCGAGAACGCCGTCTCGTTCACCGGAACCGTCGACCTCGTCGAGTACTACGGCTTCTTCATCGAGGTCGTCGGCCTCTTTGGGGAGACGAGGATCATAGCAAGGACCATAAGCGACAGGGACGTTGCCGGCCTGAGGCCCACCCAGCCGGTGACCTTCTACGTGGAGAGGGACGACATCATCGTCCTCCCGAAGCAGCAGCTTTAAACCCCCCTTTTCTATTACATTTGGTGGTCGCATGGAGGTGCTGGAACTCCTCAACGAGGGTCAGGTCTACGAGGTTCTGCTCGTTACCAGGTCGAACGTTACCCCCGTTGGAGTCGTGAGGAAAGGAAACCGGCTGTTCTTCAAGCTCTTTGGGGGAAGGAGCGCGGAAGAGATCAGGGGGTATCCAAGGGCGTCGGTTCAGGTTACAAACGACGTCGAACTTCTCGTGAAGCTCGCCCTCAACTTTGAAGCCGAGCTGGAATTCGAAGGGGAAGGGGGCCACAGGTGGATAAGGGGACTGCCCGGGGTCTATGGAATGGTGGAATTCAGGGAGGAGCTTCTCGAGGACGAGCTAGGTCCCGCCAAGGTGTTGAAGTGCTCGCTCACCCCGGAAGGGGAGATCGAGGGCAAACTGCCGCCAAAGCCAATTAGCAGGGCTGACAACTACCTCCTCGAGATGGCGGTGAACCTAACCAGGCTCCTCGTGGCGGTGAGGAACGGGCGGAGGGCGGAGGCGGAGAGGTTACACCGGGAAGTTCTTTCTAACCACGGAATGTACAAAAAGTTCGGGGGAAGCTCGGAATTAGCCGGAAGGATGCTGAAAATGGCGGGGGACATCTTTGGGTAGAATCCACCCCGGAAGACCCGAGGGAAAGCTTATAATACGTTCCCGCCCCATTTAAGGCGGTGATATCATGAAGTGGAAAGGGGTTCTGGCCCTTGTGGTAGCCCTTTTTGCAATAGCAGCAATACCTCTGAACAGCGTCTCCGCTGCCTCGAACAGCTCAGCGCCCGGTGAAATCCTGATTCAGCCGCTTCCGGGCGTTCCAGCAATAGGAAAGCCGGGGGATGTTGTTGAGATAGTCCCAGCGGAAGGGGTTTCAATACAGTCCCTCCAGATAATATCGATACTCAACGGCCCGTACGACCTCCAGATAGTCGAAAACGAGAACGGCGTTGTGAAGGCGAAGATACCCGAAAACGCAGCCCCCGACGTTTACTTCTTGGTCGTCAAGAGTGACAAAGGGGAAATCACGATACCCAATGGCGTTTGGGTCATGAAGGAGAACCCGAAGCTCCTCAAGATAGCCCATTTGAGCGACCTTCACGTCACCAGCGGTGCAAAGATAGGCTTCGTCTGCGGCGACTACTTCCAGAAAAGCCTGCCGGAGATACTCCAGTACTGCAAGCACCCCTACGCGATGCACAGCTACACCGCCGAGGTCAGCGCGATGACCTACTACGCCATGACCGGCCTTCAGGGGCAGGACGTGGTCAACCTCATAATCAGCACAGGTGACGACGTTGACACCAGCGGCGACCAGGAAGGCTACAAGATGTTTGACCATGGAGTTCTCCTGGGAACCGCGGCAGGAACACCTGTCATAAGCATAAAGGGAAACCACGACCATCCACCGGTCTACTACACCAAGTACCTGGGTCCGAGATACTTCTACGAGGTCATCGGCGACTTCCTCATCATAGGCCTTGACAGCAGGGGAGAGGAGAGGCACCCCGAGATGGAGCAGCTCCAGTGGATGGAGGACGTGCTCAAGAACCACCCGAACAAGACCGTCATAGTCCTCGTCCACCACCCCTTCTGGTACAGCACCCCTGACGGCTCGTGGGGAGGAACCATAAAGGGTTACACCGCCTTCGACGACAGCGACTGGGAGGCCCTCACCAAGTTCATAAGCTGGGACTGGGAGGGCAAGAACGGTGAGTACGACGACATAGCCAGGTACTTCCTCCAGCTCGTTGAGAAGTACAACGTCAGGCTCGTCCTCGCCGGCCACATCCACAAGGACAAGCCCGTCCTCTACGTGGACAAGGACGGCAACGAGCACTGGTTCTGGACCGTAACGACCACAGGTGCCCCGGACAAGACCAGCAACCCTCCGAGCGAGAAGGACAAGGCCAGGGGCTACACCACCCCCAGCTGGTACGGCTCGCAGGTGGTTTACGTCTACTCCAACGGCAGCGTTGAGTTCCCGCTCGCTGGGGACGTCCTCCACGAGGGTATAAGCTCCCTGCCCGTTCCCCAGAAGTTCATAGTCTACCGCCAGAATGGCGAGGATGGAACCGCGATAAAGTTCGTGAACGAGCTTGATCAGAGTGTCAGCGGACCTATAGTCCTTCAGGTTCCCGAGGGGGCCAAGGTTGACCCGGAGCACACCAACATAACCTACACCGTCCTCGGCGAGAGGGAGATAGGAGGAAACCACTACATTCTCCTCAACATCACGGTTCCGGAGGGTATCAGCCAGATAACGGCAGTCAAGGAGGCCGATACCAAGCCGCCCGAGGTCAAGATAGGGTACCTGACTCCCAGCAAGCCCAAGCCGGGCCAGCACTTTAAGGTCTACATCACCGCGAACGACAACGTTGGCATAAGGGACATGAAAGTGCAGATAATCCAGGACGGAAAGGTAATCGCGGAGTACCCAGCGTTCTCGATGAAGCCGTCGCTGGTTGCCTCCACGTACCTCACGGACATTCCGGGCGTTGATGCCAGCCAGTTCACCATAAAGGTCATAGCCACGGACTTCCACGGCAACAGCGCCGAAGCCACCTACGAGGTGAGCAGTACCAGCACCCCGACCCAGACCACGACCGAGAGCCAGGGGAGCACCTGCGGCCCGGCCGCCCTGGTGGCCCTTGCAATACTTCCCGCAATTCTCAGGAGGAGGAAGTGAACCTTTTCCTCCTTTTATACCTCCCCCGCTAACTTTTTGTTCGTCCATTGAGGGAAGAGTTTTTAAACCGTCTCCATAAGCCCCCACTGGTGGTGAAGGTGAAGTTCAAGGGCAAGGCCTTCGGTAACATAGTGAGGATGGAATTCGATATCCTCACGCTCAGCGAGCTTAAAATAGACGACCTGCGAGACTTTGATGTCGACTCGATTAAGATAGAACTCAAGCCAACATCGTCCGGTATAAAGATCATCGGCATATGGGAGGGCACCGTTGATGAGGCCGGAGAGGGTATAAAGAAGGCGCTCCTCGAGAGTTACAGGCTTCGCGAGAGGATTCTCAACAGGATAAAGAGCAAGACCGAGGCCATAAGGAGCACCATGCGCCAGCTCGGCTTCAAGGAGGAGGTCGAAGGCTACGGGAGCGCCCTGCGCTTCATAAAGAAGGTGGGCGTGTACAACATAGTTGTCGTGGCCTCAACCACCGACGACGTGGTGCGGGTTGAAGTCTACGGCAACGACAAGAAGATCATCAGCCCGGAGCTGGAGAGCATCTTCGAGGACGTTGAGGTAGAGGAGCTGGAGATATACGACTTCGACGAGGGCAAGGAGGAGAGGCTCGTCATAAACCTCGAGATACCCAGGAACGAGGAGAAGCCGGAAAAGAAGATAGTGGAAGCCATAAGGATGATAGAGAGCATGCTGATGACGTAGCCCTTCTCCGCGATCTCTCTCATTTGTACTTGTTCTCCAGCTGGAACTGCTTCAGCTTCGCGGTTATACCCTTCAGGGGGGCCTTGTCCTCGCTCACCACTTTCCCGGTTCTGACGTCGATTCTGGCGTAGTAGAGCGTCTCCTTCCCCGCGACCTTTATGTGGACGTAGCCCTTCTCCTCGTAGAGGGTCATGCGCTCTATAACGGGGTTCTCCTCACCGTGCTTCTCCCTCACGCGGGAGAGGTAGGCCTCCTTTATGGCCATCTCGGTGAAGCGGACGTCGCTCTTCACGACCTCCCCAGTGGCCCTGTCGAGAACCAGCCTGCCCGTCTTGGTTCTGCCCGCGAAGACAACCTCCCAGTTATCGTTCAGGGCGAGGCTCTTTATTACGGCCTCATCGTCTATTTCCCTGGCGGCTCTACTGGCCAGCTCCTCCGCCAGCTCCCTTCTGAGGACGCGGTCGGTTTCCTCTATGAGCTTGCCGTCCTTGCTCACCTTCAGGGTAACCACGTGGAGGTCGTTCTCGGCCCTGAGGACGTACTCCGCCTCGCCGCTTTCCAGAACGACGACCTCGAAGTTCGGATACTTTCCAGAGGCCAGCTCCCGGGCACGCTCAGGGGTTACCTCCGCCATGTAGTCAAGCACATCCCCCGTCTGCCCGTCAACCTTTATGATTGCCTTTCCATCGGCGCTCTCCATCGTTAGCTCGAGGTACTTGTGCTCGAGCACGCGGTAGGATTCAAGCCCCAGGTTCCTCAGCGGGAAGTTCTCCTCTATGACCCCCTTGGCCTTCTCGAAGGCCTCCGATGGTGAGGGGAGCTTCCTGACCTCTACGTGTTCCCCGCTGGTGAGGTCAACCTGCATCACGGCTATCCCATCGTCCACGAGCACGTCTGCAACGGCGACCTTCTTACCCTTCTCGAGGTTGATGACCTGACCGTCGGGGTACGTCTCTCTCAGAAGATCCTCGAGGGCCTTGTCGCTCATAAGAGCCTCCATTCCGAGGAGCTTTCCCGTGTACTCGTTGAAGGATAGCTCGAAGGAGAACCTCTCCGTCCTTCCAGAGACCCTGACCTTTCCACCTTTCCTCTCGAGGCCCTGCTCAAGGGGGGTCTCCCCGGTCTGCAATGCCACCGCATCGGAGGCATTCCTCAGGAAGTACTCGTCAGGCAGTGGACTTATCTCGAAATCAAGCTCATCCTTCTCGAGGTTCACCGAGGCTTTGGCGGTGTTCTCGCCCACTATCAGGGCCAGTTCAGCCCTCCTGGGAACGTACACCTTCTTCCTCTCATGTATCGTTATCCTGCCCTCCGGAACGCCAAGCTCCCTGGAGGCCCTCTCCTTCAGTATGAAGACGGCCTCGCTCGGACTCACCGGCACCTCTATCTCCCTCTCGGTGGCCCGGATTACGGAGCCATCGTTGAGGAGTGCCTTGGTAACCGGGACACTCAAGGTCTTATCCCGGGTCGCCCTGAGAACCATCTTATCCTTGGAGAAGACGACCGCCTTGTCCTTCTCCTCCCCCTCGTCCCCCT
This window of the Thermococcus siculi genome carries:
- a CDS encoding ABC transporter ATP-binding protein; the encoded protein is MVDVKLENIVKTFGETVALKGIDLHIKAGELFTLLGPSGCGKSTTLRIIAGLDFPDSGTIYFGDEEVTYLPSSKRGAVLVFQNYALWPHMSVFDNVAYGLKLRKLPKEEIRKKVEWALELVKLKGFEDRYPTQLSGGQQQRVAIARALVVEPKVLLLDEPLSNLDAKLRLEMRSEIRRIQRELGITVIYVTHDQEEAMAISDRIAVMNVGTVEQVGTPKEIYETPRTEFVASFMGKTNVIPAKVVERNGDRVTVEFEGIRLDGLHYTEKSDDVVIVIRPERIKLHPVENAVSFTGTVDLVEYYGFFIEVVGLFGETRIIARTISDRDVAGLRPTQPVTFYVERDDIIVLPKQQL
- a CDS encoding DUF447 domain-containing protein; the encoded protein is MEVLELLNEGQVYEVLLVTRSNVTPVGVVRKGNRLFFKLFGGRSAEEIRGYPRASVQVTNDVELLVKLALNFEAELEFEGEGGHRWIRGLPGVYGMVEFREELLEDELGPAKVLKCSLTPEGEIEGKLPPKPISRADNYLLEMAVNLTRLLVAVRNGRRAEAERLHREVLSNHGMYKKFGGSSELAGRMLKMAGDIFG
- a CDS encoding metallophosphoesterase, with the protein product MKWKGVLALVVALFAIAAIPLNSVSAASNSSAPGEILIQPLPGVPAIGKPGDVVEIVPAEGVSIQSLQIISILNGPYDLQIVENENGVVKAKIPENAAPDVYFLVVKSDKGEITIPNGVWVMKENPKLLKIAHLSDLHVTSGAKIGFVCGDYFQKSLPEILQYCKHPYAMHSYTAEVSAMTYYAMTGLQGQDVVNLIISTGDDVDTSGDQEGYKMFDHGVLLGTAAGTPVISIKGNHDHPPVYYTKYLGPRYFYEVIGDFLIIGLDSRGEERHPEMEQLQWMEDVLKNHPNKTVIVLVHHPFWYSTPDGSWGGTIKGYTAFDDSDWEALTKFISWDWEGKNGEYDDIARYFLQLVEKYNVRLVLAGHIHKDKPVLYVDKDGNEHWFWTVTTTGAPDKTSNPPSEKDKARGYTTPSWYGSQVVYVYSNGSVEFPLAGDVLHEGISSLPVPQKFIVYRQNGEDGTAIKFVNELDQSVSGPIVLQVPEGAKVDPEHTNITYTVLGEREIGGNHYILLNITVPEGISQITAVKEADTKPPEVKIGYLTPSKPKPGQHFKVYITANDNVGIRDMKVQIIQDGKVIAEYPAFSMKPSLVASTYLTDIPGVDASQFTIKVIATDFHGNSAEATYEVSSTSTPTQTTTESQGSTCGPAALVALAILPAILRRRK
- a CDS encoding restriction endonuclease; this encodes MQWTSDLIRLASEEALIENIIELLKRMGFRDYERVSSKKEWGIDVVAIRDDPIAGTEKVVLALHSKGLASSKDVNVFADLVDKYRADKGILISPVGFTKDAKVLISREHRGRIVPWDGEKLASLFNNYSIEPQEELLKAAERRGREKEEEEKLKEFELDAPLLYDFSPEAVLKKVASAISSKYPIKPEEVKLDSVSVLLASAYIFSWSVEGDEGEEKDKAVVFSKDKMVLRATRDKTLSVPVTKALLNDGSVIRATEREIEVPVSPSEAVFILKERASRELGVPEGRITIHERKKVYVPRRAELALIVGENTAKASVNLEKDELDFEISPLPDEYFLRNASDAVALQTGETPLEQGLERKGGKVRVSGRTERFSFELSFNEYTGKLLGMEALMSDKALEDLLRETYPDGQVINLEKGKKVAVADVLVDDGIAVMQVDLTSGEHVEVRKLPSPSEAFEKAKGVIEENFPLRNLGLESYRVLEHKYLELTMESADGKAIIKVDGQTGDVLDYMAEVTPERARELASGKYPNFEVVVLESGEAEYVLRAENDLHVVTLKVSKDGKLIEETDRVLRRELAEELASRAAREIDDEAVIKSLALNDNWEVVFAGRTKTGRLVLDRATGEVVKSDVRFTEMAIKEAYLSRVREKHGEENPVIERMTLYEEKGYVHIKVAGKETLYYARIDVRTGKVVSEDKAPLKGITAKLKQFQLENKYK